In Zingiber officinale cultivar Zhangliang chromosome 8B, Zo_v1.1, whole genome shotgun sequence, a single genomic region encodes these proteins:
- the LOC122013788 gene encoding probable CCR4-associated factor 1 homolog 11 translates to MAVAVVNNDMLISSSAASTSKIEVRSVWAHNLDEEFALIRSAVPFHPFVALDTEYPGVVVASKNPYCTLTLPQRYELIRANVEALRIVQVGLTLSDAAGNLPCAIYSDGTCVNYVWEFNFRDFDISRDRYAPSSVELLKANGIDFQKNQIWGIDSCRFAQHLATSGLLSFGHFSPISWVTFQGAYDFAFLVKMLTCDCKLPKTVREFLHLVHFFFGKRVFDVKHLSKHCPGLYGGLERVASTVRVERAVGSRHQSGSDSLLTWQVFYQIASRVNPQLIDRPEHMGTLFDLQLQ, encoded by the coding sequence ATGGCTGTCGCAGTTGTCAACAACGATATGCTAATTTCCTCTTCCGCCGCCAGCACCAGCAAAATCGAGGTTCGCTCCGTGTGGGCTCATAACCTCGACGAGGAGTTCGCCCTTATCCGCTCCGCCGTCCCGTTCCACCCCTTCGTCGCATTGGACACAGAGTATCCAGGCGTCGTCGTCGCTTCCAAAAATCCCTACTGCACCCTCACCCTCCCCCAGCGCTACGAATTGATCCGCGCCAACGTCGAGGCCCTCCGCATCGTCCAGGTCGGTCTCACCCTCTCCGACGCCGCCGGCAACCTCCCATGTGCCATCTACAGCGACGGCACTTGTGTGAATTATGTGTGGGAATTTAATTTCCGCGACTTCGACATCAGCCGCGACCGTTACGCCCCTTCCTCCGTCGAGCTGCTCAAGGCTAATGGCATCGACTTCCAAAAGAATCAAATATGGGGCATCGACTCTTGCAGATTCGCCCAGCACTTGGCCACCTCAGGCTTGCTTTCCTTTGGCCATTTTTCTCCCATCTCCTGGGTTACCTTCCAAGGCGCCTATGACTTCGCCTTCCTAGTCAAGATGCTGACATGCGACTGCAAATTACCAAAGACCGTTCGTGAGTTCTTGCACCTCGTTCACTTCTTTTTCGGCAAAAGGGTGTTCGATGTGAAGCACCTTAGCAAACATTGTCCTGGGCTTTACGGAGGATTGGAGCGGGTGGCCTCTACCGTCCGAGTTGAGCGAGCAGTGGGCTCTCGACATCAATCCGGCTCCGATAGCTTATTAACATGGCAGGTGTTCTACCAAATCGCTTCTCGTGTGAATCCACAACTCATCGATCGTCCAGAACACATGGGAACTCTCTTTGACCTCCAACTGCAATAG
- the LOC122013789 gene encoding probable CCR4-associated factor 1 homolog 11: protein MAVAVVNNDMLISSSAASTTRIEVRSVWAHNLDEEFALIRSAVPFHPFVALDTEYPGVVVASKNPYCTLTLPQRYELIRANVEALRIVQVGLTLSDAAGNLPCAIYSDGTCVRYVWEFNFRDFDINRDRYAPSSVELLKANGIDFQKNQIWGIDSCRFAHHLATSGLLSFGHFSPVSWVTFQGAYDFAFLVKMLTCDCKLPKTVREFLHLVHFFFGKRVFDVKHLCKHCPGLYGGLERVASTVRVERAVGSRHQSGSDSLLTWQVFYQIASRVNPQLIDRPEHMGALYDLQLQ, encoded by the coding sequence ATGGCTGTCGCAGTTGTCAACAACGATATGCTAATTTCCTCTTCCGCCGCCAGCACCACCAGAATCGAGGTTCGCTCCGTGTGGGCTCATAACCTCGACGAGGAGTTCGCCCTTATCCGCTCCGCCGTCCCCTTCCACCCCTTCGTCGCATTAGACACCGAGTATCCTGGCGTCGTCGTCGCTTCCAAAAATCCCTACTGCACCCTCACCCTCCCCCAGCGCTACGAATTGATCCGCGCCAACGTCGAGGCCCTCCGCATCGTCCAGGTCGGTCTCACCCTCTCCGACGCCGCCGGCAACCTCCCATGTGCCATCTACAGCGACGGCACTTGTGTGCGTTACGTGTGGGAATTTAATTTCCGTGACTTCGACATCAACCGCGACCGTTACGCCCCTTCCTCCGTCGAGCTGCTCAAGGCTAATGGCATCGACTTCCAAAAGAATCAAATATGGGGCATCGACTCTTGCAGATTCGCCCACCACTTGGCCACCTCCGGCTTGCTTTCCTTTGGCCATTTTTCTCCTGTCTCCTGGGTTACCTTCCAAGGCGCCTATGACTTCGCCTTCCTAGTCAAGATGCTGACATGTGACTGCAAATTACCAAAGACCGTTCGTGAGTTCTTGCACCTCGTTCACTTCTTTTTCGGCAAAAGGGTGTTCGATGTGAAGCACCTTTGCAAGCATTGTCCTGGGCTTTACGGAGGATTGGAGCGGGTGGCCTCTACCGTCCGAGTTGAGCGAGCAGTGGGCTCTCGACATCAGTCCGGCTCCGATAGCTTATTAACATGGCAGGTGTTCTATCAAATCGCTTCTCGTGTGAATCCACAACTCATTGATCGTCCAGAACACATGGGAGCACTCTATGACCTCCAACTGCAATAG